The Cyanobacteria bacterium GSL.Bin1 genome has a window encoding:
- a CDS encoding tetratricopeptide repeat protein — MKAKQYRCFAHLNLGNSDRAIADCSTALPQNPRLTQAYLWRSLSYYRSGNYSEAIKNYNQVLAQTPEHPQALYNREAVTRYSISRAGTKSCSPSAQISTAPIHRRNSDSATSGFSSGGGKTDYPRLGKTGVIYTLTS; from the coding sequence ATTAAAGCAAAGCAGTATCGTTGTTTTGCTCATCTCAATCTAGGAAACTCTGATCGCGCGATCGCAGATTGTTCTACAGCCTTGCCACAAAATCCCAGACTGACTCAGGCTTACTTATGGCGCAGTTTATCCTATTATCGCAGCGGCAACTATTCAGAGGCAATTAAAAATTACAATCAAGTCTTAGCGCAAACGCCTGAACATCCCCAAGCGCTATATAATCGAGAAGCAGTTACAAGATACAGTATATCCCGCGCGGGTACTAAGTCTTGCTCCCCTTCAGCACAAATTTCAACTGCACCTATCCACAGGAGAAATTCTGACAGCGCGACGAGTGGTTTTAGCAGTGGGGGCGGGAAAACCGATTATCCCCGATTGGGCAAAACAGGTGTCATCTATACACTTACGTCTTAA
- a CDS encoding Uma2 family endonuclease, with translation MVEAVPQLMTLEEFWDWYPDGYGRYELRNGVPVEMRPTGTHGQVGGFLSLELGFEIKRLQLPYIIPLEAVIKPINTDKTAYNPDLMILDKIALEDEPFWKKRSTITLGKSVRVAIEVVSTNWRDDYGHKLIDYEALGIGEYWIVDYLGLGGRRYIGSPKQPTFSVYQLVDGEYQAQQFRGSEHIISPTFPELNLTAKQVFAAGA, from the coding sequence ATGGTGGAAGCAGTTCCTCAACTGATGACCCTTGAAGAATTTTGGGATTGGTATCCAGATGGCTATGGTCGCTATGAATTACGCAATGGAGTACCAGTTGAAATGCGACCAACAGGAACACATGGACAAGTAGGTGGGTTTTTATCCCTTGAATTGGGGTTTGAAATTAAACGGTTACAGTTGCCGTATATTATCCCCCTAGAAGCAGTAATTAAGCCTATTAATACTGATAAAACTGCTTATAACCCTGATCTGATGATTCTAGATAAGATAGCACTAGAAGATGAGCCCTTCTGGAAAAAGCGATCAACCATTACTTTAGGAAAATCAGTACGAGTTGCGATCGAGGTTGTGAGTACCAACTGGCGAGACGACTATGGACACAAGCTAATTGACTATGAAGCATTAGGGATTGGAGAATATTGGATTGTTGATTACTTGGGACTAGGAGGAAGACGCTACATTGGATCGCCCAAACAACCGACATTTTCCGTATATCAATTGGTCGATGGCGAGTATCAGGCACAACAGTTTCGGGGCAGTGAGCATATTATCTCCCCAACGTTTCCAGAATTAAATTTAACTGCAAAACAGGTGTTTGCTGCGGGGGCGTAA
- a CDS encoding cation transporter has protein sequence MADQCCQGKTQALEKLKGRQKRVLWIVLAINAVMFFIEFGGGVRAQALSLTGDSLDMLGDALVYGSSLYVLNQGRKAQAKSALLKGGIMFLSAIAVFARATYQLFVGGIPNVHLISSIGLLALGGNLICLYLLTRHRNDNINMSAVWLCSRNDIIANTSVLAAAGLVFLTHSPLPDLVVGLLLTVVFAKSAGKVLSQGWRELQG, from the coding sequence ATGGCTGACCAATGCTGTCAAGGGAAAACTCAAGCGCTCGAAAAGCTAAAAGGACGACAAAAGCGAGTCCTCTGGATAGTTTTAGCCATCAATGCTGTGATGTTTTTTATCGAATTTGGCGGAGGGGTACGCGCCCAAGCGCTCTCGCTAACCGGTGACTCTCTGGATATGCTGGGGGATGCGTTGGTATATGGGAGCAGTCTCTATGTGTTGAATCAAGGTCGCAAAGCACAAGCGAAATCAGCTTTATTGAAAGGGGGAATTATGTTTCTCTCCGCGATTGCAGTATTTGCGCGAGCAACCTACCAGCTTTTTGTCGGAGGAATACCGAATGTTCATCTCATTAGCAGTATCGGTTTATTGGCTCTAGGAGGCAATCTGATCTGTTTGTATTTACTGACTCGTCACCGCAACGACAACATCAACATGAGTGCGGTTTGGCTGTGTTCTCGCAATGACATTATCGCCAATACATCGGTTTTAGCGGCTGCAGGTCTTGTCTTTCTCACCCACTCTCCCCTTCCTGATTTAGTCGTTGGACTATTGCTGACAGTGGTTTTTGCCAAATCAGCAGGAAAAGTCCTTTCTCAAGGATGGAGAGAACTGCAAGGTTAA